Part of the Eshraghiella crossota genome is shown below.
AAACAACATCCCGGAACCGGCTTTCTATCAGAAACAGGCACAGGGGCCTGTACCTGCTTACTCTGTTCCTTTAGTTTCTCCAGCACGGATTTTTTATCATCCTGTACGATTGCCAAAGTGCCTGCTGCCGGTTCCACTTTCACATTATTGATCACACCATCAAAGCTGTTGTCGTTCTGCTCCACCATATCCTCGATGCTCCTCATCGGATTTCTGCTGATGGAAGGGCTGGCTCCAGCCACCTCTTCCGGCTCACATCCTCCGGCATTATCCGATACTTCCACCTCATGCTCTCCGTGTACTTCATCCCACTTTTTAATCTTTCTTGTTTTTGCTTTTTCCATATTTGCCTGCTCCCTTCTCAAAATTCAGTTCAAATACTACTCTCTGGTTCTCATCCACTGTCATGATGACTGTTGTATCATAGGTCTTTCCGGTCTTCTTTGACTTACAGCCTTTCAGTGCCACTTTTCCATCGGAAAGAAGTTTTACAGCTATAAGCTTGGTCATCTTTTTGCCAAGAGCTTCAAAGAATCGGTTCTGCTTCCACAGCACAAAATTACACTGTCTGTTCTCACAGGAATATCCTTTCTGTCTCTCGACTACATGCCTGCCACAGCAAGGACATGTTCCGATTTCTTCCAGTACCGGATGCATGAGTACTTCTGCATCTTCAATGATCTTATAAGTTCTGACCAGTTCTGTGATCATCCCTTCGATTTCGTTCATAAACTCTGTATCACGGAATTCTCCCTTCTCCACATCCAGAAGTTTCTGCTCCCATTCCGCTGTCATGGATGGAGACTGGATCTGCTCCGGCATGACTGTGATCAGTGCAACTCCCTTATGTGTCGGAAGAAGGTACTTTGTCTTTTTGTTTCCTTTACGTTCCACAAATCCGATACGTACCAGCTTC
Proteins encoded:
- a CDS encoding DUF4316 domain-containing protein; the encoded protein is MEKAKTRKIKKWDEVHGEHEVEVSDNAGGCEPEEVAGASPSISRNPMRSIEDMVEQNDNSFDGVINNVKVEPAAGTLAIVQDDKKSVLEKLKEQSKQVQAPVPVSDRKPVPGCCFEREFQGW